GTGGCGACGCCCGTGTGTTCAGCCGCTCATCGAGTCCAGTGCGGACTGAAGTGACTGGCGGTAACCGTCACTTGTGTACGTGGCCCCCGACACCGTGTCGATGTCCGCACTCTGCGCCTGGAGGGCCTCGGTGCGCAGGGTCGGTATGGCGTAGCTGTTGATCTGCTGGTCCCGTGGATTCTCCTGGGGGTAGACGACCGCGGTCACCTCGGTGAGCTTGCCGTTCGTGACGGTGATACGCACCTGGACCGGGCCCCAGCGGGTGTCCACGGAGTCGCCGGTCACGGTCTTCGTGCCGGTGACCTGGGCGCTGCCCGACGGCGCGGGGACGGCCAGCGCGGTCGCCGGAGCGGTGTGCGGCTTGAACGACAGCAGCAGCACCACCCCGGAGACCGTAGCGGCACTCGCCAGCACGATCCGGCGCAGGGGGCGGTTCTTCTTCAACGCGTGCATGGCAGCGGCCTTACAACTCTCAGAGTTCGAACGACTCGTGGTGGATACGGCGGTCCGGCACACCGGCGGTGCGCAGCGCCTCGTACAGCTCGCGGGCGAAGCCCTCCGGACCGCAGATGTAGACGTCCCGCTCGGCGATGTCCGGGAAGGCCGCGCGCAGGGCGGCGGCGGAGAGGTCCGGGCGCCTCCCGTCCGGCCCGTTGAGGGCGTAGCGCACCGCGGTGCC
This DNA window, taken from Streptomyces sp. NBC_00663, encodes the following:
- a CDS encoding FMN-binding protein gives rise to the protein MHALKKNRPLRRIVLASAATVSGVVLLLSFKPHTAPATALAVPAPSGSAQVTGTKTVTGDSVDTRWGPVQVRITVTNGKLTEVTAVVYPQENPRDQQINSYAIPTLRTEALQAQSADIDTVSGATYTSDGYRQSLQSALDSMSG